In Plodia interpunctella isolate USDA-ARS_2022_Savannah chromosome 19, ilPloInte3.2, whole genome shotgun sequence, a genomic segment contains:
- the GluClalpha gene encoding glutamate-gated chloride channel isoform X2, with protein MDVRRPSCALVVLLILCYTQLTQCMNGGKINFREKEKQILDQILGPGRYDARIRPSGINGTDGPAVVNVNIFVRSISKIDDVTMEYSVQLTFREQWLDERLKFNNLGGRLKYLTLTEANRVWMPDLFFSNEKEGHFHNIIMPNVYIRIFPNGNVLYSIRISLTLSCPMNLKLYPLDKQTCSLRMASYGWTTDDLVFLWKEGDPVQVVKNLHLPRFTLEKFLTDYCNSKTNTGEYSCLKVDLLFKREFSYYLIQIYIPCCMLVIVSWVSFWLDQGAVPARVSLGVTTLLTMATQSSGINASLPPVSYTKAIDVWTGVCLTFVFGALLEFALVNYASRSDMHREMMKKTKREMETAASMDAASDLLDTDSNATFAMKPLVRDGMLDSKMRQCEVRMSPPRKNCCRIWMSKFPTRSKRIDVISRITFPLVFAIFNLAYWSTYLFRTEDEEK; from the exons ATGGACGTCCGCCGGCCATCATGTGCCCTCGTTGTACTGCTCATACTGTGCTACACACAACTGACACA ATGCATGAATGGCGGGAAAATAAACTTCAGGGAGAAGGAGAAACAGATCCTGGACCAGATTCTGGGTCCGGGCCGGTACGACGCCCGCATCCGGCCGTCCGGCATCAACGGAACTG ATGGGCCAGCGGTTGTGAACGTCAATATATTTGTCAGAAGTATATCAAAGATCGATGACGTCACGATG GAATATTCTGTGCAGCTGACGTTCCGAGAACAATGGTTAGACGAGAGACTGAAATTCAACAACTTAGgag GTCGTTTAAAATACTTGACCCTGACGGAAGCTAACAGAGTATGGATGCCGGACTTGTTTTTCTCCAATGAGAAGGAGGGCCACTTCCACAACATCATCATGCCAAATGTCTACATCCGAATCTTCCCGAACGGCAACGTGCTGTACAGCATTCGGATCTCATTGACGCTGTCCTGTCCGATGAACCTCAAGCTTTATCCCTTAGATAAACAAACGTGCTCATTGAGAATGGCCAGCT ATGGCTGGACGACTGATGACCTGGTGTTCCTGTGGAAGGAAGGGGACCCGGTGCAGGTGGTGAAGAACCTCCACCTTCCTCGTTTCACACTGGAGAAGTTCCTCACAGACTATTGTAACAGCAAAACGAATACAG GTGAATACAGCTGTCTGAAAGTGGACCTGCTGTTCAAGCGCGAGTTCAGTTACTACCTGATCCAGATCTACATCCCGTGCTGCATGCTGGTCATCGTGTCCTGGGTCTCCTTCTGGTTAGACCAGGGCGCCGTGCCTGCGAGAGTCTCACTAG GAGTAACAACTCTCCTGACAATGGCGACTCAATCGTCAGGCATCAACGCTAGCTTACCACCAGTATCATATACCAAAGCCATCGACGTCTGGACGGGGGTCTGTTTAACCTTCGTGTTCGGGGCGCTACTGGAATTCGCTCTGGTGAACTACGCGTCAAGGTCTGACATGCATAGGGAGATGATGAAGAAGACGAAGCGGGAGATGGAGACGGCGGCGAGTATGGACGCCGCGTCTGATCTCCTGGATACTGACAGCAACGCGACGTTTGCTATG AAACCGCTGGTTCGCGACGGCATGCTGGACTCGAAGATGAGGCAGTGCGAGGTGCGCATGTCTCCTCCCAGGAAGAACTGCTGCCGAATATGGATGTCCAAGTTCCCGACCAGGTCCAAGAGGATAGACGTCATCTCCAGGATTACATTCCCGCTGGTCTTcgctatatttaatttggctTACTG GTCAACCTACTTATTCCGCACCGAGGACGAAGAGAAGTGA
- the GluClalpha gene encoding glutamate-gated chloride channel isoform X8 gives MEYSVQLTFREQWLDERLKFNNLGGRLKYLTLTEANRVWMPDLFFSNEKEGHFHNIIMPNVYIRIFPNGNVLYSIRISLTLSCPMNLKLYPLDKQTCSLRMASYGWTTDDLVFLWKEGDPVQVVKNLHLPRFTLEKFLTDYCNSKTNTGEYSCLKVDLLFKREFSYYLIQIYIPCCMLVIVSWVSFWLDQGAVPARVSLGVTTLLTMATQSSGINASLPPVSYTKAIDVWTGVCLTFVFGALLEFALVNYASRSDMHREMMKKTKREMETAASMDAASDLLDTDSNATFAMKPLVRDGMLDSKMRQCEVRMSPPRKNCCRIWMSKFPTRSKRIDVISRITFPLVFAIFNLAYWSTYLFRTEDEEK, from the exons ATG GAATATTCTGTGCAGCTGACGTTCCGAGAACAATGGTTAGACGAGAGACTGAAATTCAACAACTTAGgag GTCGTTTAAAATACTTGACCCTGACGGAAGCTAACAGAGTATGGATGCCGGACTTGTTTTTCTCCAATGAGAAGGAGGGCCACTTCCACAACATCATCATGCCAAATGTCTACATCCGAATCTTCCCGAACGGCAACGTGCTGTACAGCATTCGGATCTCATTGACGCTGTCCTGTCCGATGAACCTCAAGCTTTATCCCTTAGATAAACAAACGTGCTCATTGAGAATGGCCAGCT ATGGCTGGACGACTGATGACCTGGTGTTCCTGTGGAAGGAAGGGGACCCGGTGCAGGTGGTGAAGAACCTCCACCTTCCTCGTTTCACACTGGAGAAGTTCCTCACAGACTATTGTAACAGCAAAACGAATACAG GTGAATACAGCTGTCTGAAAGTGGACCTGCTGTTCAAGCGCGAGTTCAGTTACTACCTGATCCAGATCTACATCCCGTGCTGCATGCTGGTCATCGTGTCCTGGGTCTCCTTCTGGTTAGACCAGGGCGCCGTGCCTGCGAGAGTCTCACTAG GAGTAACAACTCTCCTGACAATGGCGACTCAATCGTCAGGCATCAACGCTAGCTTACCACCAGTATCATATACCAAAGCCATCGACGTCTGGACGGGGGTCTGTTTAACCTTCGTGTTCGGGGCGCTACTGGAATTCGCTCTGGTGAACTACGCGTCAAGGTCTGACATGCATAGGGAGATGATGAAGAAGACGAAGCGGGAGATGGAGACGGCGGCGAGTATGGACGCCGCGTCTGATCTCCTGGATACTGACAGCAACGCGACGTTTGCTATG AAACCGCTGGTTCGCGACGGCATGCTGGACTCGAAGATGAGGCAGTGCGAGGTGCGCATGTCTCCTCCCAGGAAGAACTGCTGCCGAATATGGATGTCCAAGTTCCCGACCAGGTCCAAGAGGATAGACGTCATCTCCAGGATTACATTCCCGCTGGTCTTcgctatatttaatttggctTACTG GTCAACCTACTTATTCCGCACCGAGGACGAAGAGAAGTGA
- the GluClalpha gene encoding glutamate-gated chloride channel isoform X4, whose product MDVRRPSCALVVLLILCYTQLTQCMNGGKINFREKEKQILDQILGPGRYDARIRPSGINGTGDAPTLVRVNLYLRSISKIDDYKMEYSVQLTFREQWLDERLKFNNLGGRLKYLTLTEANRVWMPDLFFSNEKEGHFHNIIMPNVYIRIFPNGNVLYSIRISLTLSCPMNLKLYPLDKQTCSLRMASYGWTTDDLVFLWKEGDPVQVVKNLHLPRFTLEKFLTDYCNSKTNTGEYSCLKVDLLFKREFSYYLIQIYIPCCMLVIVSWVSFWLDQGAVPARVSLGVTTLLTMATQSSGINASLPPVSYTKAIDVWTGVCLTFVFGALLEFALVNYASRSDMHREMMKKTKREMETAASMDAASDLLDTDSNATFAMMRQCEVRMSPPRKNCCRIWMSKFPTRSKRIDVISRITFPLVFAIFNLAYWSTYLFRTEDEEK is encoded by the exons ATGGACGTCCGCCGGCCATCATGTGCCCTCGTTGTACTGCTCATACTGTGCTACACACAACTGACACA ATGCATGAATGGCGGGAAAATAAACTTCAGGGAGAAGGAGAAACAGATCCTGGACCAGATTCTGGGTCCGGGCCGGTACGACGCCCGCATCCGGCCGTCCGGCATCAACGGAACTG GCGACGCGCCAACGTTAGTTCGCGTCAACCTGTATCTACGATCCATCAGCAAAATAGATGATTACAAAATG GAATATTCTGTGCAGCTGACGTTCCGAGAACAATGGTTAGACGAGAGACTGAAATTCAACAACTTAGgag GTCGTTTAAAATACTTGACCCTGACGGAAGCTAACAGAGTATGGATGCCGGACTTGTTTTTCTCCAATGAGAAGGAGGGCCACTTCCACAACATCATCATGCCAAATGTCTACATCCGAATCTTCCCGAACGGCAACGTGCTGTACAGCATTCGGATCTCATTGACGCTGTCCTGTCCGATGAACCTCAAGCTTTATCCCTTAGATAAACAAACGTGCTCATTGAGAATGGCCAGCT ATGGCTGGACGACTGATGACCTGGTGTTCCTGTGGAAGGAAGGGGACCCGGTGCAGGTGGTGAAGAACCTCCACCTTCCTCGTTTCACACTGGAGAAGTTCCTCACAGACTATTGTAACAGCAAAACGAATACAG GTGAATACAGCTGTCTGAAAGTGGACCTGCTGTTCAAGCGCGAGTTCAGTTACTACCTGATCCAGATCTACATCCCGTGCTGCATGCTGGTCATCGTGTCCTGGGTCTCCTTCTGGTTAGACCAGGGCGCCGTGCCTGCGAGAGTCTCACTAG GAGTAACAACTCTCCTGACAATGGCGACTCAATCGTCAGGCATCAACGCTAGCTTACCACCAGTATCATATACCAAAGCCATCGACGTCTGGACGGGGGTCTGTTTAACCTTCGTGTTCGGGGCGCTACTGGAATTCGCTCTGGTGAACTACGCGTCAAGGTCTGACATGCATAGGGAGATGATGAAGAAGACGAAGCGGGAGATGGAGACGGCGGCGAGTATGGACGCCGCGTCTGATCTCCTGGATACTGACAGCAACGCGACGTTTGCTATG ATGAGGCAGTGCGAGGTGCGCATGTCTCCTCCCAGGAAGAACTGCTGCCGAATATGGATGTCCAAGTTCCCGACCAGGTCCAAGAGGATAGACGTCATCTCCAGGATTACATTCCCGCTGGTCTTcgctatatttaatttggctTACTG GTCAACCTACTTATTCCGCACCGAGGACGAAGAGAAGTGA
- the GluClalpha gene encoding glutamate-gated chloride channel isoform X3 produces MDVRRPSCALVVLLILCYTQLTQCMNGGKINFREKEKQILDQILGPGRYDARIRPSGINGTDGPAIVNINMFVRNIMTISDIKMEYSVQLTFREQWLDERLKFNNLGGRLKYLTLTEANRVWMPDLFFSNEKEGHFHNIIMPNVYIRIFPNGNVLYSIRISLTLSCPMNLKLYPLDKQTCSLRMASYGWTTDDLVFLWKEGDPVQVVKNLHLPRFTLEKFLTDYCNSKTNTGEYSCLKVDLLFKREFSYYLIQIYIPCCMLVIVSWVSFWLDQGAVPARVSLGVTTLLTMATQSSGINASLPPVSYTKAIDVWTGVCLTFVFGALLEFALVNYASRSDMHREMMKKTKREMETAASMDAASDLLDTDSNATFAMKPLVRDGMLDSKMRQCEVRMSPPRKNCCRIWMSKFPTRSKRIDVISRITFPLVFAIFNLAYWSTYLFRTEDEEK; encoded by the exons ATGGACGTCCGCCGGCCATCATGTGCCCTCGTTGTACTGCTCATACTGTGCTACACACAACTGACACA ATGCATGAATGGCGGGAAAATAAACTTCAGGGAGAAGGAGAAACAGATCCTGGACCAGATTCTGGGTCCGGGCCGGTACGACGCCCGCATCCGGCCGTCCGGCATCAACGGAACTG ATGGGCCGGCAATAGTGAACATTAACATGTTTGTCCGGAATATCATGACGATTAGCGACATTAAAATG GAATATTCTGTGCAGCTGACGTTCCGAGAACAATGGTTAGACGAGAGACTGAAATTCAACAACTTAGgag GTCGTTTAAAATACTTGACCCTGACGGAAGCTAACAGAGTATGGATGCCGGACTTGTTTTTCTCCAATGAGAAGGAGGGCCACTTCCACAACATCATCATGCCAAATGTCTACATCCGAATCTTCCCGAACGGCAACGTGCTGTACAGCATTCGGATCTCATTGACGCTGTCCTGTCCGATGAACCTCAAGCTTTATCCCTTAGATAAACAAACGTGCTCATTGAGAATGGCCAGCT ATGGCTGGACGACTGATGACCTGGTGTTCCTGTGGAAGGAAGGGGACCCGGTGCAGGTGGTGAAGAACCTCCACCTTCCTCGTTTCACACTGGAGAAGTTCCTCACAGACTATTGTAACAGCAAAACGAATACAG GTGAATACAGCTGTCTGAAAGTGGACCTGCTGTTCAAGCGCGAGTTCAGTTACTACCTGATCCAGATCTACATCCCGTGCTGCATGCTGGTCATCGTGTCCTGGGTCTCCTTCTGGTTAGACCAGGGCGCCGTGCCTGCGAGAGTCTCACTAG GAGTAACAACTCTCCTGACAATGGCGACTCAATCGTCAGGCATCAACGCTAGCTTACCACCAGTATCATATACCAAAGCCATCGACGTCTGGACGGGGGTCTGTTTAACCTTCGTGTTCGGGGCGCTACTGGAATTCGCTCTGGTGAACTACGCGTCAAGGTCTGACATGCATAGGGAGATGATGAAGAAGACGAAGCGGGAGATGGAGACGGCGGCGAGTATGGACGCCGCGTCTGATCTCCTGGATACTGACAGCAACGCGACGTTTGCTATG AAACCGCTGGTTCGCGACGGCATGCTGGACTCGAAGATGAGGCAGTGCGAGGTGCGCATGTCTCCTCCCAGGAAGAACTGCTGCCGAATATGGATGTCCAAGTTCCCGACCAGGTCCAAGAGGATAGACGTCATCTCCAGGATTACATTCCCGCTGGTCTTcgctatatttaatttggctTACTG GTCAACCTACTTATTCCGCACCGAGGACGAAGAGAAGTGA
- the GluClalpha gene encoding glutamate-gated chloride channel isoform X6, with product MDVRRPSCALVVLLILCYTQLTQCMNGGKINFREKEKQILDQILGPGRYDARIRPSGINGTDGPAIVNINMFVRNIMTISDIKMEYSVQLTFREQWLDERLKFNNLGGRLKYLTLTEANRVWMPDLFFSNEKEGHFHNIIMPNVYIRIFPNGNVLYSIRISLTLSCPMNLKLYPLDKQTCSLRMASYGWTTDDLVFLWKEGDPVQVVKNLHLPRFTLEKFLTDYCNSKTNTGEYSCLKVDLLFKREFSYYLIQIYIPCCMLVIVSWVSFWLDQGAVPARVSLGVTTLLTMATQSSGINASLPPVSYTKAIDVWTGVCLTFVFGALLEFALVNYASRSDMHREMMKKTKREMETAASMDAASDLLDTDSNATFAMMRQCEVRMSPPRKNCCRIWMSKFPTRSKRIDVISRITFPLVFAIFNLAYWSTYLFRTEDEEK from the exons ATGGACGTCCGCCGGCCATCATGTGCCCTCGTTGTACTGCTCATACTGTGCTACACACAACTGACACA ATGCATGAATGGCGGGAAAATAAACTTCAGGGAGAAGGAGAAACAGATCCTGGACCAGATTCTGGGTCCGGGCCGGTACGACGCCCGCATCCGGCCGTCCGGCATCAACGGAACTG ATGGGCCGGCAATAGTGAACATTAACATGTTTGTCCGGAATATCATGACGATTAGCGACATTAAAATG GAATATTCTGTGCAGCTGACGTTCCGAGAACAATGGTTAGACGAGAGACTGAAATTCAACAACTTAGgag GTCGTTTAAAATACTTGACCCTGACGGAAGCTAACAGAGTATGGATGCCGGACTTGTTTTTCTCCAATGAGAAGGAGGGCCACTTCCACAACATCATCATGCCAAATGTCTACATCCGAATCTTCCCGAACGGCAACGTGCTGTACAGCATTCGGATCTCATTGACGCTGTCCTGTCCGATGAACCTCAAGCTTTATCCCTTAGATAAACAAACGTGCTCATTGAGAATGGCCAGCT ATGGCTGGACGACTGATGACCTGGTGTTCCTGTGGAAGGAAGGGGACCCGGTGCAGGTGGTGAAGAACCTCCACCTTCCTCGTTTCACACTGGAGAAGTTCCTCACAGACTATTGTAACAGCAAAACGAATACAG GTGAATACAGCTGTCTGAAAGTGGACCTGCTGTTCAAGCGCGAGTTCAGTTACTACCTGATCCAGATCTACATCCCGTGCTGCATGCTGGTCATCGTGTCCTGGGTCTCCTTCTGGTTAGACCAGGGCGCCGTGCCTGCGAGAGTCTCACTAG GAGTAACAACTCTCCTGACAATGGCGACTCAATCGTCAGGCATCAACGCTAGCTTACCACCAGTATCATATACCAAAGCCATCGACGTCTGGACGGGGGTCTGTTTAACCTTCGTGTTCGGGGCGCTACTGGAATTCGCTCTGGTGAACTACGCGTCAAGGTCTGACATGCATAGGGAGATGATGAAGAAGACGAAGCGGGAGATGGAGACGGCGGCGAGTATGGACGCCGCGTCTGATCTCCTGGATACTGACAGCAACGCGACGTTTGCTATG ATGAGGCAGTGCGAGGTGCGCATGTCTCCTCCCAGGAAGAACTGCTGCCGAATATGGATGTCCAAGTTCCCGACCAGGTCCAAGAGGATAGACGTCATCTCCAGGATTACATTCCCGCTGGTCTTcgctatatttaatttggctTACTG GTCAACCTACTTATTCCGCACCGAGGACGAAGAGAAGTGA
- the GluClalpha gene encoding glutamate-gated chloride channel isoform X1, translating to MDVRRPSCALVVLLILCYTQLTQCMNGGKINFREKEKQILDQILGPGRYDARIRPSGINGTGDAPTLVRVNLYLRSISKIDDYKMEYSVQLTFREQWLDERLKFNNLGGRLKYLTLTEANRVWMPDLFFSNEKEGHFHNIIMPNVYIRIFPNGNVLYSIRISLTLSCPMNLKLYPLDKQTCSLRMASYGWTTDDLVFLWKEGDPVQVVKNLHLPRFTLEKFLTDYCNSKTNTGEYSCLKVDLLFKREFSYYLIQIYIPCCMLVIVSWVSFWLDQGAVPARVSLGVTTLLTMATQSSGINASLPPVSYTKAIDVWTGVCLTFVFGALLEFALVNYASRSDMHREMMKKTKREMETAASMDAASDLLDTDSNATFAMKPLVRDGMLDSKMRQCEVRMSPPRKNCCRIWMSKFPTRSKRIDVISRITFPLVFAIFNLAYWSTYLFRTEDEEK from the exons ATGGACGTCCGCCGGCCATCATGTGCCCTCGTTGTACTGCTCATACTGTGCTACACACAACTGACACA ATGCATGAATGGCGGGAAAATAAACTTCAGGGAGAAGGAGAAACAGATCCTGGACCAGATTCTGGGTCCGGGCCGGTACGACGCCCGCATCCGGCCGTCCGGCATCAACGGAACTG GCGACGCGCCAACGTTAGTTCGCGTCAACCTGTATCTACGATCCATCAGCAAAATAGATGATTACAAAATG GAATATTCTGTGCAGCTGACGTTCCGAGAACAATGGTTAGACGAGAGACTGAAATTCAACAACTTAGgag GTCGTTTAAAATACTTGACCCTGACGGAAGCTAACAGAGTATGGATGCCGGACTTGTTTTTCTCCAATGAGAAGGAGGGCCACTTCCACAACATCATCATGCCAAATGTCTACATCCGAATCTTCCCGAACGGCAACGTGCTGTACAGCATTCGGATCTCATTGACGCTGTCCTGTCCGATGAACCTCAAGCTTTATCCCTTAGATAAACAAACGTGCTCATTGAGAATGGCCAGCT ATGGCTGGACGACTGATGACCTGGTGTTCCTGTGGAAGGAAGGGGACCCGGTGCAGGTGGTGAAGAACCTCCACCTTCCTCGTTTCACACTGGAGAAGTTCCTCACAGACTATTGTAACAGCAAAACGAATACAG GTGAATACAGCTGTCTGAAAGTGGACCTGCTGTTCAAGCGCGAGTTCAGTTACTACCTGATCCAGATCTACATCCCGTGCTGCATGCTGGTCATCGTGTCCTGGGTCTCCTTCTGGTTAGACCAGGGCGCCGTGCCTGCGAGAGTCTCACTAG GAGTAACAACTCTCCTGACAATGGCGACTCAATCGTCAGGCATCAACGCTAGCTTACCACCAGTATCATATACCAAAGCCATCGACGTCTGGACGGGGGTCTGTTTAACCTTCGTGTTCGGGGCGCTACTGGAATTCGCTCTGGTGAACTACGCGTCAAGGTCTGACATGCATAGGGAGATGATGAAGAAGACGAAGCGGGAGATGGAGACGGCGGCGAGTATGGACGCCGCGTCTGATCTCCTGGATACTGACAGCAACGCGACGTTTGCTATG AAACCGCTGGTTCGCGACGGCATGCTGGACTCGAAGATGAGGCAGTGCGAGGTGCGCATGTCTCCTCCCAGGAAGAACTGCTGCCGAATATGGATGTCCAAGTTCCCGACCAGGTCCAAGAGGATAGACGTCATCTCCAGGATTACATTCCCGCTGGTCTTcgctatatttaatttggctTACTG GTCAACCTACTTATTCCGCACCGAGGACGAAGAGAAGTGA
- the GluClalpha gene encoding glutamate-gated chloride channel isoform X5, with protein MDVRRPSCALVVLLILCYTQLTQCMNGGKINFREKEKQILDQILGPGRYDARIRPSGINGTDGPAVVNVNIFVRSISKIDDVTMEYSVQLTFREQWLDERLKFNNLGGRLKYLTLTEANRVWMPDLFFSNEKEGHFHNIIMPNVYIRIFPNGNVLYSIRISLTLSCPMNLKLYPLDKQTCSLRMASYGWTTDDLVFLWKEGDPVQVVKNLHLPRFTLEKFLTDYCNSKTNTGEYSCLKVDLLFKREFSYYLIQIYIPCCMLVIVSWVSFWLDQGAVPARVSLGVTTLLTMATQSSGINASLPPVSYTKAIDVWTGVCLTFVFGALLEFALVNYASRSDMHREMMKKTKREMETAASMDAASDLLDTDSNATFAMMRQCEVRMSPPRKNCCRIWMSKFPTRSKRIDVISRITFPLVFAIFNLAYWSTYLFRTEDEEK; from the exons ATGGACGTCCGCCGGCCATCATGTGCCCTCGTTGTACTGCTCATACTGTGCTACACACAACTGACACA ATGCATGAATGGCGGGAAAATAAACTTCAGGGAGAAGGAGAAACAGATCCTGGACCAGATTCTGGGTCCGGGCCGGTACGACGCCCGCATCCGGCCGTCCGGCATCAACGGAACTG ATGGGCCAGCGGTTGTGAACGTCAATATATTTGTCAGAAGTATATCAAAGATCGATGACGTCACGATG GAATATTCTGTGCAGCTGACGTTCCGAGAACAATGGTTAGACGAGAGACTGAAATTCAACAACTTAGgag GTCGTTTAAAATACTTGACCCTGACGGAAGCTAACAGAGTATGGATGCCGGACTTGTTTTTCTCCAATGAGAAGGAGGGCCACTTCCACAACATCATCATGCCAAATGTCTACATCCGAATCTTCCCGAACGGCAACGTGCTGTACAGCATTCGGATCTCATTGACGCTGTCCTGTCCGATGAACCTCAAGCTTTATCCCTTAGATAAACAAACGTGCTCATTGAGAATGGCCAGCT ATGGCTGGACGACTGATGACCTGGTGTTCCTGTGGAAGGAAGGGGACCCGGTGCAGGTGGTGAAGAACCTCCACCTTCCTCGTTTCACACTGGAGAAGTTCCTCACAGACTATTGTAACAGCAAAACGAATACAG GTGAATACAGCTGTCTGAAAGTGGACCTGCTGTTCAAGCGCGAGTTCAGTTACTACCTGATCCAGATCTACATCCCGTGCTGCATGCTGGTCATCGTGTCCTGGGTCTCCTTCTGGTTAGACCAGGGCGCCGTGCCTGCGAGAGTCTCACTAG GAGTAACAACTCTCCTGACAATGGCGACTCAATCGTCAGGCATCAACGCTAGCTTACCACCAGTATCATATACCAAAGCCATCGACGTCTGGACGGGGGTCTGTTTAACCTTCGTGTTCGGGGCGCTACTGGAATTCGCTCTGGTGAACTACGCGTCAAGGTCTGACATGCATAGGGAGATGATGAAGAAGACGAAGCGGGAGATGGAGACGGCGGCGAGTATGGACGCCGCGTCTGATCTCCTGGATACTGACAGCAACGCGACGTTTGCTATG ATGAGGCAGTGCGAGGTGCGCATGTCTCCTCCCAGGAAGAACTGCTGCCGAATATGGATGTCCAAGTTCCCGACCAGGTCCAAGAGGATAGACGTCATCTCCAGGATTACATTCCCGCTGGTCTTcgctatatttaatttggctTACTG GTCAACCTACTTATTCCGCACCGAGGACGAAGAGAAGTGA
- the GluClalpha gene encoding glutamate-gated chloride channel isoform X10, protein MPDLFFSNEKEGHFHNIIMPNVYIRIFPNGNVLYSIRISLTLSCPMNLKLYPLDKQTCSLRMASYGWTTDDLVFLWKEGDPVQVVKNLHLPRFTLEKFLTDYCNSKTNTGEYSCLKVDLLFKREFSYYLIQIYIPCCMLVIVSWVSFWLDQGAVPARVSLGVTTLLTMATQSSGINASLPPVSYTKAIDVWTGVCLTFVFGALLEFALVNYASRSDMHREMMKKTKREMETAASMDAASDLLDTDSNATFAMKPLVRDGMLDSKMRQCEVRMSPPRKNCCRIWMSKFPTRSKRIDVISRITFPLVFAIFNLAYWSTYLFRTEDEEK, encoded by the exons ATGCCGGACTTGTTTTTCTCCAATGAGAAGGAGGGCCACTTCCACAACATCATCATGCCAAATGTCTACATCCGAATCTTCCCGAACGGCAACGTGCTGTACAGCATTCGGATCTCATTGACGCTGTCCTGTCCGATGAACCTCAAGCTTTATCCCTTAGATAAACAAACGTGCTCATTGAGAATGGCCAGCT ATGGCTGGACGACTGATGACCTGGTGTTCCTGTGGAAGGAAGGGGACCCGGTGCAGGTGGTGAAGAACCTCCACCTTCCTCGTTTCACACTGGAGAAGTTCCTCACAGACTATTGTAACAGCAAAACGAATACAG GTGAATACAGCTGTCTGAAAGTGGACCTGCTGTTCAAGCGCGAGTTCAGTTACTACCTGATCCAGATCTACATCCCGTGCTGCATGCTGGTCATCGTGTCCTGGGTCTCCTTCTGGTTAGACCAGGGCGCCGTGCCTGCGAGAGTCTCACTAG GAGTAACAACTCTCCTGACAATGGCGACTCAATCGTCAGGCATCAACGCTAGCTTACCACCAGTATCATATACCAAAGCCATCGACGTCTGGACGGGGGTCTGTTTAACCTTCGTGTTCGGGGCGCTACTGGAATTCGCTCTGGTGAACTACGCGTCAAGGTCTGACATGCATAGGGAGATGATGAAGAAGACGAAGCGGGAGATGGAGACGGCGGCGAGTATGGACGCCGCGTCTGATCTCCTGGATACTGACAGCAACGCGACGTTTGCTATG AAACCGCTGGTTCGCGACGGCATGCTGGACTCGAAGATGAGGCAGTGCGAGGTGCGCATGTCTCCTCCCAGGAAGAACTGCTGCCGAATATGGATGTCCAAGTTCCCGACCAGGTCCAAGAGGATAGACGTCATCTCCAGGATTACATTCCCGCTGGTCTTcgctatatttaatttggctTACTG GTCAACCTACTTATTCCGCACCGAGGACGAAGAGAAGTGA